One window of Agromyces rhizosphaerae genomic DNA carries:
- the typA gene encoding translational GTPase TypA, translated as MASATRSDVRNVAIVAHVDHGKTTLVDAMLKQTHSFAEHAHVDDRAMDSNELEREKGITILAKNTAVEYAGAHAPDGPVTINVIDTPGHADFGGEVERGLSMVDGVVLLVDASEGPLPQTRFVLRKALEARLPVILLVNKTDRPDARIDEVVAESQDLLLGLASDLSDDVPDLDLDAILDVPVVYASGKAGRASTTKPADGALPDSDDLEPLFDAILTHIPAPTYDDEAPLQAWVTNLDASPFLGRLALLRVFNGTIRKGQTVAWVRHDGTHSNVRITELLKTKALERHPAEEAGPGDIIAVAGIEEITIGETLADPEDVRPLEAIHVDDPAISMTIGTNTSPLVGKVKGHKLTARMVKDRLDRELIGNVSLKVLDIGKPDAWEVQGRGELALAILVEQMRREGFELTVGKPQVVTRTVDGKVHEPYEHLTIDAPEEYLGAITQLLAARKGRMENMTNHGTGWVRMEFVVPSRGLIGFRTEFLTITRGTGIANAISHGYGEWAGVITTRNNGSIVADRSGVVTPFAIIALQERMTFFVNPTEEVYEGMVIGENSRNDDMDVNITKEKKLTNMRSSTADTFESMTPSRQLSLEECLEFAREDECVEVTPEKVRIRKVELDATARARAASRLKKQA; from the coding sequence ATGGCCTCCGCCACCCGCTCCGACGTGCGCAACGTCGCGATCGTCGCCCACGTCGACCACGGCAAGACCACGCTCGTCGACGCCATGCTCAAGCAGACGCACTCGTTCGCCGAGCACGCGCACGTGGACGATCGCGCGATGGACTCGAACGAGCTCGAGCGCGAGAAGGGCATCACGATCCTCGCCAAGAACACGGCGGTGGAGTACGCGGGGGCGCACGCCCCCGACGGCCCGGTCACCATCAACGTGATCGACACCCCCGGCCACGCCGACTTCGGCGGCGAGGTCGAGCGCGGCCTGTCGATGGTCGACGGCGTCGTGCTGCTCGTCGACGCGAGCGAGGGCCCGCTGCCGCAGACCCGCTTCGTGCTGCGCAAGGCGCTGGAGGCGCGCCTGCCCGTCATCCTGCTGGTGAACAAGACCGACCGGCCCGACGCCCGCATCGACGAGGTCGTCGCCGAGAGCCAGGACCTCCTGCTCGGCCTCGCCTCCGACCTGTCGGACGACGTGCCCGACCTCGACCTCGACGCGATCCTCGACGTCCCCGTCGTCTACGCCTCGGGCAAGGCCGGCCGCGCGTCGACCACGAAGCCCGCCGACGGCGCGCTGCCCGACTCCGACGACCTCGAGCCGCTGTTCGACGCGATCCTCACGCACATCCCCGCGCCGACCTACGACGACGAGGCCCCGCTGCAGGCGTGGGTCACCAACCTCGACGCGTCGCCGTTCCTCGGCCGCCTCGCGCTGCTGCGAGTGTTCAACGGCACCATCCGCAAGGGCCAGACGGTCGCGTGGGTGCGCCACGACGGCACGCACTCGAACGTGCGCATCACCGAACTGCTGAAGACCAAGGCGCTCGAGCGCCACCCGGCCGAGGAGGCCGGCCCCGGCGACATCATCGCGGTCGCGGGCATCGAGGAGATCACGATCGGCGAGACCCTCGCCGACCCGGAGGACGTCCGGCCGCTCGAGGCGATCCACGTCGACGACCCCGCCATCTCGATGACGATCGGCACGAACACGTCGCCGCTCGTCGGCAAGGTGAAGGGCCACAAGCTCACCGCCCGCATGGTCAAGGACCGCCTCGACCGCGAGCTCATCGGCAACGTCTCGCTCAAGGTCCTCGACATCGGCAAGCCCGACGCGTGGGAGGTGCAGGGCCGCGGCGAGCTCGCGCTCGCGATCCTCGTCGAGCAGATGCGCCGCGAGGGCTTCGAGCTGACCGTCGGCAAGCCGCAGGTGGTCACGCGCACCGTCGACGGCAAGGTGCACGAGCCCTACGAGCACCTCACGATCGACGCCCCCGAGGAGTACCTCGGCGCGATCACGCAGCTGCTCGCCGCCCGCAAGGGCCGCATGGAGAACATGACGAACCACGGCACCGGCTGGGTGCGTATGGAGTTCGTCGTGCCGAGCCGCGGCCTCATCGGCTTCCGCACCGAGTTCCTCACCATCACCCGCGGCACCGGCATCGCGAACGCGATCTCGCACGGCTACGGCGAGTGGGCCGGCGTCATCACGACCCGCAACAACGGCTCGATCGTCGCCGACCGCTCGGGCGTCGTGACGCCGTTCGCGATCATCGCCCTGCAGGAGCGCATGACGTTCTTCGTGAACCCCACGGAGGAGGTGTACGAGGGCATGGTCATCGGCGAGAACTCGCGCAACGACGACATGGACGTGAACATCACCAAGGAGAAGAAGCTCACGAACATGCGTTCCTCGACGGCCGACACGTTCGAGTCGATGACCCCGTCGCGCCAGCTCTCCCTGGAGGAGTGCCTGGAGTTCGCCCGCGAGGACGAGTGCGTCGAGGTCACCCCCGAGAAGGTGCGCATCCGCAAGGTCGAGCTCGACGCCACGGCCCGTGCGCGGGCCGCATCGCGCCTCAAGAAGCAGGCCTAG
- a CDS encoding FtsX-like permease family protein has translation MTKSPGIARLTRRRFATPRSAALVIVALTALVAFVVAAAPRALAGVIRDEVAYQVDQVAPTGRDLTGRMLAAPLPGAATEPAVVEGWDEGADAAFGAFGERLAAVMGGVDPALAPLLGEPGFAVYEVPIEAEPEDLPATAPTGVVQLLADVRMRSELDVVEGEWPATYDGSGELEIVLARDAAETMAWPVGELRTMPGGLGANDPPGEPVRLVGLVEAVDPDADRWQHLPNPLSAAIFDDGNRRPTATAAAYVDAAGWHDLPARLHYQPQTTAWIPLDADAAAAQDPSALLAAMRGATAQSERMDDSGDARMRFSSSVVEVLATAVARSHAASAILTVAAVGPIAVSVALVVLAASLVVRRRRGDLALLAARGAPIGLLRRLLALEGLILGVPVAVVAAAVAVATVPTDAGWLGTAIAALVGFVPAIALAGALRPASLAPGRADLDAPVRGRARRIVEGAVLLIAAIAVALLVVRGIGPSTGGVDPLVVAAPLLATVALALIVVRLHPLPIAAVLRRATRGRGVVALVGAARTLRDPAAGTTAVLAMLVAVAVAVFSSLVLATVDGGAQQAAERQVGADIRVSGPFFDAERTEAIRAVGGVEEAVGLLVGDRAPVDGPDGGSPAIVLATETERLAAVQADLDEGFRFVDLAPGDDQVLALASPALVEAVGDGTITVAYTDVEVVGEIARVAGENTPAEWLLVDAEDYRAVTALGYFPQVLLVDVADGADAAAVAAAISETIGGPHAIERLDERTTRIQGSPAVTALRVALLLALGLAVVLSMIAVLLVAGVSRDARSRTIALLRTMGLDRRQSRGIVAWEFAPLGATALVGGTLLGAVLPLLVVAAVDLRPFTGGAVQPGIAVDPVLTGALVAAVAVALALAVVVGVVTARTTSIATVLRTEEDR, from the coding sequence ATGACGAAGTCCCCGGGCATCGCGCGGCTGACGCGCCGCCGATTCGCCACGCCCCGCAGCGCCGCGCTCGTGATCGTGGCGCTCACGGCGCTCGTCGCGTTCGTGGTCGCCGCGGCGCCGCGCGCGCTGGCCGGCGTGATCCGCGACGAGGTCGCGTACCAGGTCGACCAGGTCGCGCCGACCGGCCGCGACCTGACCGGGCGCATGCTCGCCGCACCCCTGCCCGGCGCCGCCACGGAACCCGCCGTCGTCGAGGGCTGGGACGAGGGGGCGGATGCCGCGTTCGGCGCGTTCGGCGAACGGCTCGCCGCGGTCATGGGAGGCGTCGACCCGGCGCTCGCGCCGCTGCTCGGCGAGCCCGGGTTCGCGGTCTACGAGGTGCCGATCGAGGCAGAGCCCGAGGACCTGCCCGCCACCGCCCCGACGGGCGTCGTGCAGCTGCTCGCCGACGTGCGCATGCGCAGCGAGCTCGACGTCGTCGAGGGGGAGTGGCCGGCGACCTACGACGGCAGCGGCGAGCTCGAGATCGTGCTCGCCCGCGACGCCGCGGAGACGATGGCGTGGCCGGTCGGCGAACTGCGCACCATGCCCGGCGGCCTCGGCGCGAATGATCCGCCCGGCGAGCCGGTGCGCCTCGTCGGCCTGGTCGAAGCCGTGGACCCCGATGCGGACCGCTGGCAGCATCTGCCGAACCCGCTGAGCGCGGCCATCTTCGACGACGGCAACCGCCGGCCCACCGCCACCGCTGCCGCCTACGTCGACGCCGCGGGCTGGCACGATCTGCCCGCCCGCCTGCACTACCAGCCGCAGACCACCGCGTGGATCCCGCTCGACGCCGATGCCGCCGCCGCGCAGGACCCGTCGGCCCTGCTCGCCGCCATGCGCGGCGCGACCGCGCAGTCCGAGCGCATGGACGACAGCGGCGACGCGCGCATGAGGTTCTCGAGCTCGGTCGTCGAGGTGCTCGCCACGGCGGTCGCCCGCTCGCACGCCGCCAGCGCGATCCTCACGGTCGCCGCGGTCGGCCCCATCGCGGTGAGCGTCGCGCTCGTCGTGCTCGCCGCATCCCTCGTGGTGCGCCGACGTCGCGGCGACCTCGCGCTGCTCGCCGCCCGCGGCGCGCCGATCGGCCTGCTGCGCCGCCTGCTCGCGCTCGAGGGGCTCATCCTCGGCGTGCCGGTCGCGGTCGTCGCCGCGGCGGTCGCGGTCGCCACGGTGCCGACCGACGCCGGCTGGCTCGGCACCGCGATCGCCGCGCTCGTCGGGTTCGTGCCCGCGATCGCGCTCGCGGGCGCGCTGCGCCCCGCGTCGCTCGCCCCCGGCCGCGCCGACCTCGACGCCCCGGTGCGCGGCCGCGCGCGCCGCATCGTCGAGGGCGCCGTGCTGCTCATCGCCGCGATCGCGGTCGCGCTGCTCGTGGTGCGCGGCATCGGTCCGTCGACGGGCGGCGTCGACCCGCTGGTCGTGGCGGCGCCGCTGCTCGCGACCGTCGCGCTCGCGCTCATCGTCGTCCGGCTGCATCCGCTGCCCATCGCCGCCGTGCTGCGGCGCGCCACCCGCGGCCGGGGCGTCGTCGCGCTCGTCGGCGCCGCCCGCACCCTGCGCGACCCCGCCGCCGGCACCACCGCCGTGCTCGCGATGCTCGTGGCCGTGGCGGTCGCCGTGTTCTCGTCGCTCGTGCTCGCGACCGTCGACGGCGGCGCGCAGCAGGCGGCCGAGCGGCAGGTGGGCGCCGACATCCGCGTCTCGGGGCCGTTCTTCGACGCCGAGCGCACCGAGGCGATCCGGGCCGTCGGCGGCGTGGAGGAGGCCGTCGGGCTGCTCGTCGGCGACCGCGCCCCGGTCGACGGACCCGACGGCGGCTCGCCCGCGATCGTGCTCGCGACCGAGACCGAGCGGCTCGCCGCCGTGCAGGCCGACCTCGACGAGGGCTTCCGCTTCGTCGACCTCGCTCCCGGCGACGACCAGGTGCTGGCGCTCGCCTCGCCCGCGCTCGTCGAGGCGGTGGGCGACGGCACCATCACGGTCGCGTACACCGACGTCGAGGTCGTCGGCGAGATCGCCCGCGTCGCCGGCGAGAACACGCCCGCCGAGTGGCTGCTCGTCGACGCCGAGGACTACCGCGCGGTGACCGCGCTCGGCTACTTCCCCCAGGTGCTGCTCGTCGACGTCGCGGACGGGGCGGATGCCGCGGCCGTCGCCGCAGCGATCTCCGAGACGATCGGCGGCCCGCACGCGATCGAGCGCCTCGACGAGCGCACCACGCGCATCCAGGGCTCGCCCGCGGTGACCGCGCTGCGCGTCGCGCTGCTCCTGGCCCTCGGCCTCGCCGTCGTGCTCTCGATGATCGCCGTGCTGCTCGTCGCGGGCGTCTCGCGCGACGCCCGCTCGCGCACCATCGCGCTGCTGCGCACCATGGGCCTCGACCGTCGCCAGTCGCGCGGCATCGTCGCGTGGGAGTTCGCGCCGCTCGGGGCCACCGCGCTCGTGGGCGGCACCCTGCTCGGCGCCGTGCTGCCGCTGCTCGTCGTCGCCGCGGTCGACCTCAGGCCCTTCACCGGCGGCGCCGTGCAGCCCGGCATCGCCGTCGACCCCGTGCTGACCGGCGCGCTCGTCGCGGCCGTCGCGGTGGCGCTCGCCCTCGCGGTCGTCGTCGGCGTCGTGACCGCGCGCACCACCTCCATCGCCACCGTGCTCCGAACCGAGGAGGACCGATGA
- a CDS encoding enoyl-CoA hydratase/isomerase family protein has product MDDQPVITTTWDGPVATVTIDRPAALNALSRQVLEELGAAFDALADAGAGLRGVVLVGAGGRAFVAGADIRELSGLDADGAAAMGRLGHETVARIESLGAPVIACVDGYALGGGLELALACDFIYASAQARFGLPEVSLGVIPGFGGTVRLPRAVGLARAKELIYSGRMVDAAEAERIGLASRVEPDRDALLAAARATLDEIGTRSPSAVALAKQVLVDATGTPTERATELEIDGFSRAFATDDMREGTAAFLAKRTPEFTGR; this is encoded by the coding sequence ATGGACGACCAGCCCGTGATCACGACGACCTGGGACGGCCCGGTCGCGACCGTGACGATCGACCGGCCCGCCGCCCTGAACGCCCTCTCGCGCCAGGTGCTCGAGGAGCTCGGCGCGGCCTTCGACGCCCTCGCCGATGCGGGCGCCGGGCTGCGCGGCGTCGTGCTGGTCGGCGCGGGCGGTCGGGCGTTCGTCGCGGGCGCCGACATCCGCGAGCTGTCGGGCCTCGACGCCGACGGCGCCGCGGCGATGGGCAGGCTGGGCCACGAGACCGTCGCGCGCATCGAGTCGCTCGGCGCACCGGTGATCGCGTGCGTCGACGGCTACGCACTGGGCGGCGGGCTCGAGCTCGCGCTCGCCTGCGACTTCATCTACGCGTCGGCGCAGGCGCGGTTCGGGCTGCCCGAGGTCTCGCTCGGGGTGATCCCCGGGTTCGGCGGCACGGTGCGGCTCCCCCGCGCGGTCGGCCTCGCCCGCGCCAAGGAGCTGATCTACTCGGGCCGCATGGTCGACGCCGCCGAGGCGGAGCGCATCGGCCTCGCCTCACGGGTCGAGCCGGACCGCGACGCGTTGCTCGCGGCCGCGCGCGCGACGCTCGACGAGATCGGCACCAGATCGCCGAGCGCGGTCGCGCTGGCGAAGCAGGTGCTCGTCGACGCGACAGGCACGCCGACCGAGCGGGCGACGGAGCTGGAGATCGACGGGTTCTCGCGCGCGTTCGCGACCGACGACATGCGCGAGGGCACGGCGGCGTTCCTCGCCAAGCGCACGCCGGAGTTCACGGGTCGCTGA
- a CDS encoding M23 family metallopeptidase yields MPRRSTGRRAAPRRRAFTPRRGCAPSATQRLLRNAQRVLRDASVTGAKWFEGPEHPLSAEAYRARKARLRTATSGLGFLFVGALAVSTTLPAAALTSNDGQAHASVYDEPAEDPQTIVVGAAELEPVRPGSYDVEAAPPPLYTSVAGVGVTALADVDKVVWPFANYSKVSDGFGYRVAPCAGCSTYHDGIDFNPGAGTAIGSISDGVVITATAAGGGLGNYVEVQHNIGGRLVTSLYAHMQSGSISVSVGQKVTAGQTLGRVGSTGQSTGPHLHLEMYYTDGVRFDGYAWLLSHVN; encoded by the coding sequence ATGCCCCGCCGTTCCACCGGCCGCCGTGCGGCCCCGCGCCGCCGCGCGTTCACGCCCCGTCGCGGGTGCGCCCCGTCGGCGACCCAGCGCCTCCTGCGCAACGCGCAGCGTGTGCTGCGCGACGCGTCGGTCACGGGCGCCAAGTGGTTCGAGGGCCCCGAGCACCCGCTGAGCGCCGAGGCGTACCGCGCACGCAAGGCGCGCCTGCGCACCGCGACGAGCGGTCTCGGGTTCCTCTTCGTCGGCGCGCTCGCGGTCTCGACGACCCTGCCGGCCGCTGCACTCACGTCGAACGACGGCCAGGCGCACGCCTCGGTCTACGACGAGCCCGCCGAGGATCCGCAGACGATCGTGGTCGGCGCGGCCGAGCTCGAGCCTGTGCGGCCCGGCTCCTACGACGTCGAGGCGGCACCGCCGCCCCTCTACACCTCCGTCGCGGGCGTGGGCGTGACCGCGCTCGCCGACGTCGACAAGGTCGTCTGGCCGTTCGCGAACTACTCGAAGGTCAGCGACGGCTTCGGCTACCGCGTGGCACCGTGCGCGGGCTGCTCGACCTACCACGACGGCATCGACTTCAACCCGGGCGCGGGCACCGCGATCGGCTCGATCTCCGACGGCGTCGTCATCACCGCGACTGCCGCCGGCGGCGGCCTCGGGAACTACGTCGAGGTGCAGCACAACATCGGCGGCCGCCTCGTCACGAGCCTGTACGCGCACATGCAGTCCGGCTCGATCTCGGTCTCGGTCGGCCAGAAGGTCACCGCGGGGCAGACGCTCGGCCGCGTCGGCTCGACCGGCCAGTCCACCGGGCCGCACCTGCACCTCGAGATGTACTACACCGACGGCGTGCGGTTCGACGGCTACGCCTGGCTGCTCAGCCACGTCAACTGA
- the fdxA gene encoding ferredoxin, which produces MTYVIALPCVDVKDRACIDECPVDCIYEGERSLYIHPDECVDCGACEPVCPVEAIYYEDDLPDQWADYYKANVEFFDDIGSPGGAAKVGVIAKDHPVVAALPPQAH; this is translated from the coding sequence GTGACCTATGTCATCGCCCTCCCGTGCGTCGACGTCAAGGACCGCGCCTGCATCGACGAATGTCCCGTCGACTGCATCTACGAGGGGGAGCGTTCGCTCTACATCCACCCGGACGAATGCGTCGACTGCGGCGCATGCGAGCCCGTGTGCCCGGTCGAGGCGATCTACTACGAGGACGACCTGCCCGACCAGTGGGCCGACTACTACAAGGCCAACGTCGAGTTCTTCGACGACATCGGATCGCCCGGCGGGGCGGCGAAGGTCGGCGTGATCGCCAAGGACCACCCGGTCGTGGCCGCGCTGCCGCCGCAGGCGCACTGA
- the dapC gene encoding succinyldiaminopimelate transaminase, with protein sequence MALGELPDYPWDLMTPYRERAARHPGGTVDLSIGSPVDATPDVVRDALREATDAHAYPATTGTPELRAAIVDWFARRRGVTGLTPDHVLPTIGSKELVAMLPFMLGVGAGDVVVHPRAAYPTYAVGATFAGADAVASDDPAEWPEETALVWLNSPGNPDGRVLDVEALRAAHARARELGAVVVNDECYAELGWDAPWDELRVPSILDPRVIGDDRTDTLAVYSLSKQSNMAGYRGAFVAGCRTRIARLLNVRKHAGLMPPAPLQAAMVAALGDDAHVAEQKARYLARRDALVPALIAAGFRIDHSEAGLYLWATEGRDAWESIDRLAGLGIVAGPGHFYGPHFPEHVRLSLTATDERVAEAAARLSAAS encoded by the coding sequence GTGGCGCTCGGCGAGCTCCCGGACTACCCCTGGGACCTCATGACGCCGTACCGCGAGCGCGCGGCGCGGCACCCGGGCGGCACGGTGGACCTCTCCATCGGCTCGCCGGTGGATGCGACCCCCGACGTGGTGCGCGACGCGCTGCGCGAGGCGACCGACGCGCACGCGTACCCCGCGACGACCGGCACGCCCGAACTGCGCGCGGCGATCGTCGACTGGTTCGCCCGACGTCGCGGCGTCACGGGCCTCACGCCCGACCACGTGCTGCCGACGATCGGCTCGAAGGAGCTCGTCGCGATGCTGCCGTTCATGCTCGGCGTCGGGGCGGGCGACGTGGTGGTGCACCCGCGTGCCGCGTACCCCACCTACGCCGTGGGAGCGACCTTCGCGGGCGCCGACGCGGTGGCCTCCGACGACCCCGCCGAGTGGCCCGAGGAGACCGCGCTCGTCTGGCTGAACAGCCCCGGGAACCCCGACGGCCGCGTGCTCGACGTCGAGGCGCTGCGCGCCGCGCATGCCAGGGCGCGCGAGCTGGGCGCCGTCGTCGTGAACGACGAGTGCTACGCCGAGCTGGGGTGGGACGCGCCGTGGGACGAGCTGCGCGTGCCGAGCATCCTCGACCCCCGCGTGATCGGCGACGACCGCACCGACACCCTCGCCGTCTACTCGCTGAGCAAGCAGTCGAACATGGCCGGGTACCGTGGCGCGTTCGTCGCGGGCTGCCGCACCCGCATCGCGCGGCTGCTGAACGTGCGCAAGCACGCGGGCCTCATGCCGCCGGCGCCGCTGCAGGCGGCCATGGTGGCCGCCCTGGGCGACGACGCGCACGTCGCGGAGCAGAAGGCGCGCTACCTGGCCAGGCGCGACGCACTCGTGCCCGCGCTGATCGCGGCGGGCTTCCGCATCGACCACAGCGAGGCGGGCCTCTACCTCTGGGCGACCGAGGGGCGCGACGCCTGGGAGAGCATCGACCGGCTCGCCGGGCTCGGCATCGTCGCGGGCCCCGGGCACTTCTACGGCCCGCACTTCCCCGAGCACGTGCGGCTCTCGCTGACGGCGACCGACGAGCGGGTCGCAGAGGCGGCCGCACGCCTCTCGGCCGCATCCTGA
- a CDS encoding ABC transporter ATP-binding protein — translation MAEHVLEAEGLSVIHRTPAGDVTALADASLTLSPGEFVVLIGPSGAGKTTLLHVLGGIQPPTTGTVRVGGVDLTTAGESEADRIRRDDVGFVFQSFGLIGALSAQENVELPLRIQGADAAERTERVGMLLDRVGLAGHASQRPAELSGGQQQRVGIARSLAGRPRILLADEPTGQLDSTTAAAMVELIASIAHEDGLAVLLTTHDPSIVERADRVLELHDGVLR, via the coding sequence GTGGCTGAGCACGTGCTCGAGGCGGAGGGCCTCTCCGTCATCCACCGCACCCCGGCCGGCGACGTCACCGCGCTGGCCGACGCATCCCTCACCCTCTCGCCCGGCGAGTTCGTCGTGCTCATCGGCCCGTCGGGTGCGGGCAAGACGACGCTGCTGCACGTGCTCGGGGGCATCCAGCCGCCCACGACCGGCACCGTGCGGGTCGGCGGCGTCGACCTCACGACGGCGGGCGAGTCCGAGGCCGACCGCATCCGCCGTGACGACGTCGGCTTCGTGTTCCAGTCGTTCGGCCTGATCGGCGCGCTCTCGGCGCAGGAGAACGTCGAGCTGCCGCTGCGCATCCAGGGGGCGGATGCCGCGGAGCGCACCGAGCGCGTCGGCATGCTGCTCGACCGGGTCGGCCTCGCCGGCCACGCCTCGCAGCGTCCGGCCGAGCTGTCGGGCGGGCAGCAGCAGCGCGTGGGCATCGCGCGTTCGCTCGCGGGCCGTCCCCGCATCCTGCTCGCCGACGAGCCCACCGGCCAGCTCGACTCGACGACGGCCGCCGCCATGGTGGAGCTCATCGCGTCGATCGCGCACGAGGACGGGCTGGCGGTGCTGCTCACGACCCACGACCCCTCGATCGTGGAGCGCGCCGACCGGGTGCTCGAATTGCACGACGGCGTGCTGCGATAG
- a CDS encoding DUF6113 family protein translates to MTGAARIAVMAGAVVAGAAYGLLGTLGHRLTWTVGDVAIPWGIVLALLGATALLVGLRLATHDRWVAFAGAFGLVGVVSLLSLPQQDGTLLISGETAGIAWTIGPTLVAVLVVAWPSLPQRPRADA, encoded by the coding sequence GTGACCGGCGCCGCCCGCATCGCCGTCATGGCCGGCGCCGTCGTCGCCGGCGCCGCGTACGGCCTGCTCGGAACCCTGGGCCATCGCCTGACCTGGACCGTCGGCGACGTCGCGATCCCGTGGGGCATCGTGCTCGCGCTCCTCGGCGCGACCGCGCTGCTCGTGGGCCTGCGCCTCGCGACGCACGATCGCTGGGTGGCGTTCGCCGGTGCGTTCGGCCTCGTGGGCGTGGTCTCGCTGCTCTCGCTGCCGCAGCAGGACGGCACCCTGCTCATCTCCGGTGAGACCGCCGGCATCGCCTGGACGATCGGCCCGACGCTCGTCGCGGTGCTCGTCGTCGCATGGCCGTCGCTGCCGCAGCGGCCGCGCGCCGACGCGTAG
- a CDS encoding ABC transporter ATP-binding protein, which yields MTTTSIADTGPDIECHGLVRIFTVADIEVQALQGLDLLVDRGELVALVGASGSGKSTLLSILSALDAPTAGKATVAGRDLPSLSNRERVRYRREVVGFVWQQTARNLLPYLSALENVQLARAIGGDRKHPERAHELLDLAGVADLAGRRPAELSGGQQQRVAIAVALANDPRVLLADEPTGDLDEHASVEVLETFETVNRELGTTALLVTHDPTVSEHVQRTVQIRDGRTSTEVLRWTHTDDEGREHAMAEEFAVLDRVGRLQLPDDYLARLSLRERVRLRLEADHVGVWPGHRGAPEPGSADSGASEPHEASDQTEGDDPQGGDRG from the coding sequence ATGACCACCACGTCCATCGCCGACACCGGCCCCGACATCGAGTGCCACGGCCTCGTGCGCATCTTCACGGTCGCCGACATCGAGGTGCAGGCCCTCCAGGGCCTCGACCTGCTCGTCGACCGCGGCGAACTCGTCGCACTCGTCGGCGCATCGGGTTCGGGCAAGTCGACGCTGCTCTCCATCCTCTCGGCGCTCGACGCCCCGACCGCGGGCAAGGCCACCGTCGCCGGTCGCGACCTGCCGTCGCTGTCGAACCGCGAACGCGTGCGCTACCGCCGCGAGGTCGTCGGCTTCGTCTGGCAGCAGACCGCGCGCAACCTCCTGCCGTACCTCTCGGCGCTCGAGAACGTGCAGCTCGCCCGCGCGATCGGCGGCGACCGGAAGCACCCGGAGCGGGCGCACGAGCTGCTCGACCTCGCGGGGGTCGCCGACCTCGCCGGCCGACGCCCGGCCGAGCTGTCGGGCGGCCAGCAGCAGCGCGTCGCGATCGCGGTCGCGCTCGCGAACGACCCGCGCGTGCTGCTCGCCGACGAGCCGACGGGAGACCTCGACGAGCACGCCTCGGTCGAGGTGCTCGAGACGTTCGAGACCGTGAACCGCGAGCTCGGCACCACGGCGCTGCTCGTCACGCACGACCCGACCGTGTCGGAGCACGTGCAGCGCACCGTGCAGATCCGCGACGGCCGCACCTCGACCGAGGTGCTGCGCTGGACCCACACCGACGACGAGGGCCGCGAGCACGCCATGGCCGAGGAGTTCGCGGTGCTCGACCGCGTGGGCCGGCTCCAGCTGCCCGACGACTACCTGGCGCGCCTGTCGCTCCGCGAGCGCGTGCGGCTGCGGCTCGAGGCCGACCACGTGGGGGTGTGGCCGGGCCACCGGGGCGCGCCCGAGCCGGGGAGCGCCGATTCAGGGGCATCCGAACCGCACGAGGCATCCGATCAGACCGAAGGCGACGACCCGCAGGGAGGCGACCGTGGCTGA